From the Thermanaerothrix sp. genome, one window contains:
- a CDS encoding SLC13 family permease, which produces MILTNPVVLSVLVMIVLCLFNLNIILALIVSALVAGVAAGMSLGDTMGVLIGGMGGNSETALSYILLGALAVAISQTGVASLLSAKLSRVVGSRKAFLLLLIASVSCLSQNLIPVHIAFIPILIPPMLSLFNRLKMDRRGVACALTFGLKAPYIVIPAGFGLIFHGILSDQMAANGVNVPKGDMWHYTWILGVGMLLGLLLAVFVSYSRDRDYQDKPVMGLDGIPEAERLTREHYITLGAVLVAFVIQLKTSSLPLGAVVALGLMAAGGVIRWKKLDDVMAGGIGIMGMIAMIMLVAAGYGAVIRETKAVDALVNGVVSMVAGSKFYGALLMLLVGLLVTMGIGTSFGTIPVVAAIYCPLGVKLGFTPGALACILAAAAALGDAGSPASDSTLGPTSGLNADGQHNHIWDTCVPTFIHYNIPLIIFGLIGAMMLY; this is translated from the coding sequence GTGATCCTTACGAACCCCGTCGTGCTGTCCGTCCTGGTGATGATAGTCCTGTGTTTGTTTAATTTGAACATCATTCTTGCCCTCATCGTGTCCGCCCTAGTGGCGGGGGTGGCCGCCGGCATGTCCCTTGGGGACACCATGGGGGTCCTCATAGGTGGCATGGGGGGCAATTCGGAGACCGCGTTGAGCTACATCCTTCTTGGGGCCCTGGCGGTGGCCATAAGCCAGACCGGAGTGGCGTCCCTACTGAGCGCCAAGCTGTCCAGGGTGGTGGGAAGCCGCAAGGCCTTTCTGCTTCTGCTCATAGCCTCGGTGAGCTGCCTTTCCCAGAACCTCATCCCGGTTCACATAGCTTTTATCCCCATCCTCATCCCGCCGATGCTTTCGCTCTTCAACCGTCTTAAGATGGACCGAAGGGGAGTGGCCTGCGCCCTTACCTTCGGCCTTAAAGCCCCCTACATAGTCATACCCGCGGGCTTCGGCCTCATATTCCACGGCATCCTGTCGGACCAGATGGCCGCCAACGGCGTGAACGTCCCCAAGGGCGACATGTGGCACTACACCTGGATACTTGGAGTCGGCATGCTCCTGGGCTTGCTCCTTGCGGTCTTCGTGAGCTACTCAAGGGACAGGGACTACCAGGACAAGCCGGTGATGGGCCTTGACGGCATCCCCGAGGCGGAGAGGCTGACCCGGGAGCACTACATAACCCTGGGGGCGGTGCTGGTGGCCTTCGTCATACAGCTTAAGACCAGCTCCCTTCCCCTCGGGGCCGTGGTGGCCCTGGGGCTCATGGCCGCCGGCGGGGTTATCCGCTGGAAGAAGCTCGACGACGTGATGGCCGGCGGAATAGGGATAATGGGCATGATAGCCATGATAATGCTGGTGGCGGCGGGCTATGGAGCGGTGATCCGGGAGACCAAGGCGGTGGACGCCTTGGTCAACGGGGTGGTGTCCATGGTGGCTGGAAGCAAGTTCTATGGAGCCCTTCTGATGCTCTTGGTGGGACTTTTGGTCACCATGGGCATAGGCACCTCCTTTGGTACCATACCGGTGGTGGCCGCCATATACTGCCCCTTGGGAGTCAAGCTTGGCTTCACCCCAGGGGCTTTGGCGTGCATACTGGCCGCCGCCGCGGCCCTTGGAGACGCGGGGTCTCCAGCCTCGGACTCCACCCTTGGCCCCACCTCGGGCCTTAATGCCGACGGCCAGCACAACCACATATGGGACACCTGCGTCCCCACGTTCATCCACTACAACATACCCCTTATCATCTTCGGCCTCATAGGGGCCATGATGCTCTACTAA